The following proteins come from a genomic window of Venturia canescens isolate UGA chromosome 4, ASM1945775v1, whole genome shotgun sequence:
- the LOC122409472 gene encoding uncharacterized protein isoform X2, whose translation MLGIQINGQDVKNEKIYNLIPKLEKIRGTNEMTVAFPFAVNSITNNEKSAAETISGSYLWHIPRPSLLLACKPENDHDKSSWIHHLHPYSSSRGSTYSQGSKASTRSTASGTMLLTAANLSSLAAAHPPIVTAINKSIDTASVASSTHFTVVNGIGKPATTTKKSWCARNQLTVLVSTMSLLFMIALLLGVLYMEVRAREKYH comes from the exons ATGTTGGGAATTCAGATCAACGGACAGGATGTTAAGAACGAAAAGATTTATAATCTCATCCCAAAG TTGGAGAAAATTcgagggacgaatgaaatgacTGTGGCATTCCCTTTTGCTGTAAATTCAAtcacaaataatgaaaaaagtgctGCCGAAACAATTTCCGGGTCGTATTTATGGCATATACCAAGGCCCTCGTTATTATTGGCGTGCAAACCTGAAAACGATCATGACAAATCCAGTTGGATACATCATCTTCATCCATACTCATCGTCCCGAGGATCCACGTATTCTCAAGGATCCAAGGCAAGCACACGC AGCACAGCTTCGGGTACGATGCTTTTGACCGCAGCCAATTTATCATCTCTCGCGGCTGCTCATCCTCCCATTGTCACGGCCATCAACAAGTCTATCGATACGGCATCCGTTGCGAGCAGTACCCATTTTACGGTAGTCAACGGTATTGGTAAACCGGCAACTACTACCAAAAAATCTTGGTGCGCAAGAAATCAACTTACCGTTCTTGTGTCCACCATGAGCTTACTTTTCATGATTGCGCTTCTCCTCGGCGTTCTTTATATGGAag TCAGAGCTCGTGAGAAATATCACTAA
- the LOC122409472 gene encoding uncharacterized protein isoform X1 has product MLGIQINGQDVKNEKIYNLIPKQLEKIRGTNEMTVAFPFAVNSITNNEKSAAETISGSYLWHIPRPSLLLACKPENDHDKSSWIHHLHPYSSSRGSTYSQGSKASTRSTASGTMLLTAANLSSLAAAHPPIVTAINKSIDTASVASSTHFTVVNGIGKPATTTKKSWCARNQLTVLVSTMSLLFMIALLLGVLYMEVRAREKYH; this is encoded by the exons ATGTTGGGAATTCAGATCAACGGACAGGATGTTAAGAACGAAAAGATTTATAATCTCATCCCAAAG CAGTTGGAGAAAATTcgagggacgaatgaaatgacTGTGGCATTCCCTTTTGCTGTAAATTCAAtcacaaataatgaaaaaagtgctGCCGAAACAATTTCCGGGTCGTATTTATGGCATATACCAAGGCCCTCGTTATTATTGGCGTGCAAACCTGAAAACGATCATGACAAATCCAGTTGGATACATCATCTTCATCCATACTCATCGTCCCGAGGATCCACGTATTCTCAAGGATCCAAGGCAAGCACACGC AGCACAGCTTCGGGTACGATGCTTTTGACCGCAGCCAATTTATCATCTCTCGCGGCTGCTCATCCTCCCATTGTCACGGCCATCAACAAGTCTATCGATACGGCATCCGTTGCGAGCAGTACCCATTTTACGGTAGTCAACGGTATTGGTAAACCGGCAACTACTACCAAAAAATCTTGGTGCGCAAGAAATCAACTTACCGTTCTTGTGTCCACCATGAGCTTACTTTTCATGATTGCGCTTCTCCTCGGCGTTCTTTATATGGAag TCAGAGCTCGTGAGAAATATCACTAA